One Phenylobacterium hankyongense DNA segment encodes these proteins:
- a CDS encoding adenylosuccinate synthase yields the protein MANVTVIGAQWGDEGKGKLVDWLSNRADVVVRFQGGHNAGHTLVVGDQVYKLSLLPSGVVQGKLSVIGNGVVVDPWHLLAEIEKLGGQGVKITPELLVLADNACLILPLHRDLDQAREAAAVNKIGTTGRGIGPAYEDKVGRRAIRVADLADREALEAKIDRLLAHHAPLRRGLGLPEADGAALLAELEAMAPKILPFAKPAWLLLDKVVKSGKRVLFEGAQGALLDVDHGTYPYVTSSNTVAGQAAAGSGLGPKGTGYVLGIVKAYTTRVGGGPFPTELEDEVGQHLGTVGKEFGVVTGRARRCGWFDAALVRQSVALNGISGIALTKLDVLDGLPTLKICTGYRNGDEEIGYLPAGLKAQAALVPVYEELEGWSETTQGARTWRDLPANAVKYVRRIEELIGAPVALLSTSPQRDDTILVRDPFQD from the coding sequence ATGGCCAATGTCACCGTGATCGGCGCTCAGTGGGGCGACGAGGGCAAGGGCAAGCTGGTGGACTGGCTGTCCAACCGCGCCGACGTGGTCGTGCGGTTCCAGGGCGGGCACAACGCCGGCCACACCCTGGTGGTGGGCGATCAGGTCTACAAGCTGTCGCTGCTGCCGTCGGGCGTCGTGCAGGGCAAGCTCTCGGTGATCGGCAACGGCGTGGTGGTCGACCCCTGGCACCTGCTGGCGGAGATCGAGAAGCTGGGCGGCCAGGGGGTGAAGATCACCCCGGAGCTGCTGGTGCTGGCCGACAACGCCTGCCTGATCCTGCCCCTGCACCGCGACCTCGACCAGGCCCGCGAGGCCGCCGCGGTGAACAAGATCGGCACCACCGGCCGCGGCATCGGCCCGGCCTACGAGGACAAGGTCGGCCGGCGCGCCATCCGGGTCGCCGACCTCGCCGACCGCGAGGCGCTGGAAGCCAAGATCGACCGCCTGCTGGCCCACCACGCCCCGCTGCGGCGCGGGCTCGGCCTGCCGGAAGCCGACGGCGCGGCCCTGCTGGCCGAGCTGGAGGCCATGGCGCCGAAGATCCTGCCGTTCGCCAAGCCGGCGTGGCTGCTGCTGGACAAGGTGGTGAAGTCGGGCAAGCGGGTGCTGTTCGAGGGCGCCCAGGGCGCGCTGCTCGACGTCGACCACGGCACCTATCCGTATGTGACCTCCTCCAACACCGTCGCCGGCCAGGCCGCGGCCGGCTCGGGCCTGGGGCCCAAGGGCACCGGCTATGTGCTGGGCATCGTCAAGGCCTACACCACCCGCGTCGGCGGCGGTCCGTTCCCGACCGAGCTGGAGGACGAGGTCGGCCAGCACCTCGGGACGGTCGGCAAGGAATTCGGAGTGGTCACCGGGCGCGCGCGCCGGTGCGGCTGGTTCGACGCGGCGCTGGTGCGCCAGTCGGTGGCGCTGAACGGCATCAGCGGCATCGCGCTCACCAAGCTCGACGTGCTGGACGGCCTGCCGACCCTAAAGATCTGCACCGGCTACCGCAACGGCGACGAGGAGATCGGCTACCTGCCGGCCGGGCTGAAGGCGCAGGCGGCGCTGGTTCCGGTCTATGAGGAGCTCGAGGGCTGGTCGGAAACCACCCAGGGCGCCCGCACCTGGCGCGACCTGCCCGCCAACGCCGTGAAGTACGTGCGCCGCATCGAGGAGCTGATCGGCGCGCCGGTGGCGCTGCTCTCCACCAGCCCGCAGCGGGACGACACCATCCTCGTGCGCGACCCGTTCCAGGATTAG
- a CDS encoding VOC family protein, translating into MDIPRFHLAFPVRDLAEARAFYGELLGCPEGRSSDEWVDFDFYGHQIVAHLSPAEVGHRATSPVDGEDVPVRHFGAILTLPAWDALAERLKAAGTRFVIEPQVRFKGQPGEQATMFFLDPCGNALEFKAFADDAMVFAK; encoded by the coding sequence ATGGACATTCCCCGCTTTCACCTCGCCTTCCCTGTCCGTGACCTCGCCGAGGCCCGGGCTTTCTATGGAGAGCTGCTCGGCTGCCCCGAGGGCCGATCGAGCGACGAATGGGTCGACTTCGACTTCTACGGCCACCAGATCGTCGCCCACCTGTCGCCGGCCGAAGTCGGCCACCGCGCCACCAGTCCGGTGGACGGCGAGGACGTGCCGGTCCGCCACTTCGGGGCCATCCTGACCCTGCCGGCGTGGGACGCCCTGGCCGAGCGGCTGAAGGCGGCCGGGACCAGGTTCGTCATCGAGCCGCAGGTGCGCTTCAAGGGCCAGCCCGGCGAGCAGGCGACGATGTTCTTCCTCGATCCGTGCGGCAACGCGCTGGAGTTCAAGGCCTTCGCCGACGACGCCATGGTGTTCGCGAAGTGA
- a CDS encoding threonine ammonia-lyase: MSVTFADIEAAAGRIAGHAVETPLIESPALNERLGARVLIKPETLQRVGAFKFRGAYNRLVQLSPDERTRGVVAFSSGNHAQGVALAAKLLGLPAVIVMPLDAPAVKVAATRSYGADVRFYDRLKESREKIAAEIAAERGAVVVPAFDDPHIIAGQGTVGLELVRQAQALGASLDLALASISGGGLIGGMSVAIKALSPATEVWGVEPALFDDTRQSLAAGERVTIKPQGRSLCDALESPFPGEITFPLMKANLAGAVGITDPEVAEAMRYAFSVLKLVVEPGGAVGLAALLTGKVAAAGKTVGLVLSGGNVDPDQFAQIIRGEL; the protein is encoded by the coding sequence GTGAGCGTCACCTTCGCCGACATCGAGGCCGCCGCCGGGCGCATCGCCGGCCACGCCGTCGAGACCCCGCTGATCGAAAGCCCGGCGCTGAACGAGCGCCTGGGCGCGCGGGTGCTGATCAAGCCGGAGACCCTGCAGCGGGTCGGCGCCTTCAAGTTCCGCGGCGCCTACAACCGCTTGGTCCAGCTCAGCCCGGACGAGCGCACGCGCGGCGTCGTCGCCTTCTCCTCCGGCAACCACGCCCAGGGCGTGGCGCTGGCGGCGAAGCTGCTCGGCCTGCCGGCGGTGATCGTCATGCCGCTCGACGCGCCCGCCGTGAAGGTGGCGGCGACGCGCAGCTATGGCGCGGACGTGCGCTTCTACGATCGCCTGAAGGAAAGCCGCGAGAAGATCGCCGCCGAGATCGCCGCCGAGCGCGGCGCGGTGGTGGTGCCGGCCTTCGACGACCCGCACATCATCGCCGGCCAGGGCACCGTCGGGCTGGAGCTGGTCCGCCAGGCCCAGGCGCTGGGCGCGAGCCTCGACCTGGCGCTCGCCTCCATCAGCGGCGGCGGCCTGATCGGCGGCATGTCGGTGGCCATCAAGGCGCTGTCGCCCGCCACCGAGGTCTGGGGCGTGGAGCCGGCGCTGTTCGACGACACCCGCCAGTCGCTGGCGGCCGGCGAGCGGGTCACCATCAAGCCGCAGGGCCGCTCGCTCTGCGACGCCCTGGAATCCCCCTTCCCCGGCGAGATCACCTTCCCGCTGATGAAGGCCAACCTGGCGGGCGCGGTCGGCATCACCGACCCGGAGGTCGCCGAGGCCATGCGCTATGCCTTCAGCGTGCTGAAGCTGGTGGTGGAACCCGGCGGCGCGGTCGGCCTCGCCGCCCTGCTGACCGGCAAGGTGGCGGCCGCGGGCAAGACCGTCGGCCTCGTGCTCTCCGGCGGCAACGTCGACCCGGACCAGTTCGCCCAGATCATCCGCGGCGAGCTCTAG
- a CDS encoding response regulator has protein sequence MTPMLRRVLIVDPQPASARMVAELMQSACRPDVWMAPTAAKALSLAAKVDPDLIFCELAAEKLDGLAFTRSVRRSDLACRQAPVILTARDAPAPAILAARDAGAHEFLRRPFTMKDLTRRLEALGPRDWVEAVDYVGPDRRRFNSGDYTGPLKRQADQAGTSESMRIAQALKILRSALSALESDPKQATRAMLAQAADLQIAATAISDNRLASATTDLHRYLSETAGAGTPLNRGETERRAAPLLAYMPREWNDRAAA, from the coding sequence ATGACGCCCATGCTGCGGCGGGTGCTGATCGTCGACCCGCAGCCGGCCAGCGCCCGGATGGTGGCCGAGCTGATGCAGAGCGCCTGCCGTCCCGACGTCTGGATGGCGCCCACCGCCGCCAAGGCGCTGAGCCTGGCGGCCAAGGTGGATCCCGACCTGATCTTCTGTGAGCTGGCGGCCGAGAAGCTCGACGGCCTGGCCTTCACCCGCAGCGTCCGGCGCAGCGACCTGGCCTGTCGCCAGGCGCCGGTGATCCTGACGGCCCGGGATGCGCCTGCGCCGGCCATCCTGGCCGCCCGCGACGCCGGGGCCCACGAGTTCCTGCGCCGGCCGTTCACGATGAAGGACCTTACCCGCCGGCTGGAGGCGCTAGGCCCGCGCGACTGGGTCGAGGCGGTGGACTACGTCGGCCCCGACCGGCGGCGGTTCAATTCCGGCGACTACACAGGTCCGCTGAAGCGGCAGGCCGATCAGGCCGGAACCTCGGAGAGCATGCGGATCGCCCAGGCGCTGAAGATCCTGCGCTCGGCGCTGAGCGCCCTGGAGAGCGATCCGAAGCAGGCGACGCGGGCGATGCTGGCCCAGGCCGCCGACCTGCAGATCGCCGCGACCGCCATTTCCGACAACCGGCTCGCCAGCGCGACGACCGACCTGCACCGCTATCTGTCGGAGACCGCCGGCGCCGGGACGCCGCTCAATCGCGGCGAGACGGAGCGACGCGCCGCGCCGCTCCTCGCCTACATGCCGCGCGAGTGGAACGACCGCGCGGCCGCCTGA
- the rpoH gene encoding RNA polymerase sigma factor RpoH translates to MAANALAVMSPEGGLSRYLSEIRKFPMLAKDEEFMLAKRWQEHEDPEAAHRLVTSHLRLVAKIAMGYRGYGLPIGEVISEGNVGLMQAVKKFDPDRGFRLATYAMWWIRASIQEYILRSWSLVKMGTTAAQKKLFFNLRKAKSEIAALGEGDMHPDQVSQIATKLGVLNEEVISMNRRLSGGDASLNSPLRSDSESEWQDWLVDDVTPSQETVVAETQEKTLRMGLLEEAMTELTDRERHILTERRLKDDPTTLEELASEYGVSRERVRQIEVRAFEKLQKSMRQAAEDRNLLVDA, encoded by the coding sequence ATGGCCGCCAACGCGCTTGCCGTGATGTCGCCGGAAGGCGGCCTGAGCCGGTATCTGTCAGAGATCCGGAAATTTCCGATGCTGGCCAAGGACGAGGAGTTCATGCTCGCCAAACGCTGGCAGGAGCATGAAGACCCCGAGGCCGCGCACCGGCTGGTCACCAGCCACCTGCGCCTGGTGGCGAAGATCGCCATGGGCTACCGCGGCTACGGCCTGCCGATCGGCGAGGTGATCTCCGAAGGCAACGTCGGCCTGATGCAGGCGGTGAAGAAGTTCGATCCGGACCGCGGCTTCCGCCTGGCGACCTACGCCATGTGGTGGATCCGCGCCTCGATCCAGGAATACATCCTGCGGTCCTGGAGCCTGGTGAAGATGGGCACCACCGCGGCGCAGAAGAAGCTGTTCTTCAACCTGCGCAAGGCCAAGAGCGAGATCGCCGCCCTGGGCGAGGGCGACATGCACCCCGACCAGGTCAGCCAGATCGCCACCAAGCTGGGCGTGCTCAACGAGGAAGTCATCTCGATGAACCGCCGGCTGTCCGGCGGCGACGCGTCGCTGAACTCACCGCTGCGTTCGGACAGCGAGAGCGAATGGCAGGACTGGCTGGTGGACGACGTCACGCCCAGCCAGGAGACGGTGGTGGCCGAGACGCAGGAGAAGACCCTGCGCATGGGCCTTCTGGAAGAGGCGATGACCGAGCTCACCGACCGCGAGCGTCACATCCTGACCGAGCGGCGGCTGAAGGACGATCCAACCACGCTGGAAGAACTCGCCTCGGAATACGGCGTCAGCCGCGAGCGGGTCCGCCAGATCGAGGTGCGGGCGTTCGAAAAGCTGCAGAAGTCGATGCGCCAGGCCGCCGAAGACCGGAACCTGCTGGTCGACGCCTAA
- a CDS encoding TonB-dependent receptor — MIPETLNPARRTALCASAGLAALAWTSCAWAAAPAARPEAAANTVSELVITAAKPAEVGGVVGDIKPELQLAPEDIQAYGVSSISDLLDELGSQIRSDQGRGGGGPVILLNGRRISGFGEIRDLPTEAILRVDILPEEAALKYGYSADQRVVNIVLKPLFDAETAELNGGGPTEGGQASGAGELGVVRIAGDRRMNLDLKYNRSGELTEASRDLTSLASGQDFDLVGNVRSPGGGQIDPVLSALAGQPVTVAGVPAAAAGGAPSLADFLPTANAPNATDVRRYRSLAPATQKFTANAVVSQVVFGVAATLNATFEADTSDSDRGLPGVSLLVPAGDPYSPFATPVLVDRYVDGFGPLRQSADNWTGHLGVSLNRDVARWRLSFTTAYDHADSKTNSDVGVDASALQAQLNALTPGLNPFGPLPTNLLTLRAPDLAHSQSDTGNLQFVASGPLVTLPAGPVRTSVKLGASGSRFSSESQRLGLSQSVDFSRGEYSAQANLDVPVTSRRNNVLPVLGELSVNANAAADQVSDFGTLTTLGYGLNWRPTDKLTLIVSHTRDQAAPTQQQLGNPTVLTPAVRIFDFATGQTVDVTQLSGGNPNLVGDDRDVLKFGLTLKPLTGRDLTFSANYIETHTRNPIVTFPAATGAIEAAFPDRFIRDANGDLTEVDYRPVNFASQDRRELRWGVNYSKPIGPTRPPPNAPRGGQGRQPGRVLQVGTSLANQPGLSDAPDAGGAQPQGQDGGAGGRGGGGGRGGGGGGRGGGGGGGQDGRLQLSLYHTVFFEDQFLVRPGGPVLDLLDGAPSGNGGGQARNEIEARIGVSERGIGVQINGDWKQGTTVSGAGSPSGDLAFSGLTTVNLRVFADLNQQRVLLDKAPWLRGSRLTLSITNLFDQRLQVRDAAGATPLSYQPAYIDPVGRVVRVGFRKLFS, encoded by the coding sequence GTGATTCCTGAAACCCTGAACCCTGCCCGGCGCACGGCGCTTTGCGCGAGCGCCGGCCTGGCCGCGCTGGCCTGGACGAGCTGCGCCTGGGCGGCCGCGCCGGCCGCCAGGCCGGAGGCGGCGGCGAACACCGTCTCCGAACTGGTGATCACTGCCGCCAAGCCGGCCGAGGTCGGCGGCGTGGTGGGCGACATCAAGCCGGAACTGCAGCTCGCGCCCGAGGACATCCAGGCCTACGGGGTCAGCTCGATCTCCGACCTGCTGGACGAGCTCGGCTCGCAGATCCGCAGCGACCAGGGACGCGGCGGCGGGGGACCGGTGATCCTGCTGAACGGCCGGCGGATCTCCGGCTTCGGCGAGATCCGCGACCTGCCGACCGAGGCGATCCTGCGGGTCGACATCCTGCCGGAAGAAGCGGCGCTGAAGTACGGCTACAGCGCCGACCAGCGGGTGGTGAACATCGTCCTGAAGCCGCTGTTCGACGCCGAGACCGCGGAGCTGAACGGCGGCGGCCCGACCGAGGGTGGCCAGGCCAGCGGGGCGGGCGAGCTCGGGGTCGTGCGGATCGCCGGCGACCGGCGGATGAACCTCGACCTCAAGTACAACCGATCCGGCGAGCTCACCGAAGCCTCGCGCGACCTCACCTCGTTGGCCTCCGGCCAGGACTTCGACCTGGTCGGCAATGTCCGCTCACCCGGCGGCGGGCAGATCGACCCGGTGCTGAGCGCGCTGGCGGGTCAGCCGGTGACCGTGGCCGGCGTGCCGGCCGCCGCCGCGGGCGGGGCGCCCTCGCTGGCCGACTTCCTGCCCACGGCCAATGCGCCGAACGCCACCGACGTGCGGCGCTATCGCTCGCTGGCGCCCGCCACGCAGAAGTTCACCGCCAACGCCGTCGTGAGCCAGGTGGTCTTCGGCGTGGCCGCCACGCTCAACGCCACCTTCGAGGCGGACACCAGCGACTCCGACCGCGGCCTGCCGGGCGTCAGCCTGCTGGTTCCGGCGGGCGATCCCTATTCGCCGTTCGCGACGCCGGTCCTGGTCGACCGCTATGTTGACGGCTTCGGACCCCTGCGGCAGAGCGCCGACAACTGGACCGGCCACCTCGGCGTCAGCCTCAACCGAGACGTGGCGCGCTGGCGGCTCTCCTTCACCACCGCCTATGACCACGCCGACTCCAAGACCAACAGCGACGTGGGCGTCGACGCCAGCGCCCTGCAGGCGCAGCTCAACGCGCTGACCCCCGGTCTCAACCCCTTCGGGCCGTTGCCGACGAACCTGCTGACGCTGCGCGCGCCGGACCTCGCCCATTCGCAGTCGGACACCGGCAACCTGCAGTTCGTCGCCAGCGGGCCGCTCGTCACCCTGCCCGCCGGCCCGGTGCGGACCAGCGTCAAGCTGGGGGCCAGCGGCAGCCGGTTCAGCTCCGAATCCCAGCGCCTCGGGCTCAGCCAGTCGGTGGACTTTTCCCGTGGCGAGTACAGCGCCCAGGCCAACCTCGACGTGCCGGTGACCAGCCGGCGCAACAACGTGCTGCCGGTGCTGGGCGAGTTGTCGGTCAACGCCAACGCCGCCGCCGACCAGGTGTCGGATTTCGGGACCCTGACGACCCTCGGCTACGGGCTGAACTGGCGGCCGACCGACAAGCTGACCCTGATCGTGTCGCACACCCGCGACCAGGCCGCTCCGACCCAGCAGCAGCTCGGCAATCCCACGGTGCTGACCCCGGCCGTGCGGATCTTCGACTTCGCCACCGGCCAGACGGTGGACGTCACCCAGCTCAGCGGCGGCAACCCGAACCTGGTCGGCGACGACCGCGACGTGCTCAAGTTCGGCCTGACGCTGAAGCCCCTCACGGGGCGGGACCTGACCTTCAGCGCCAACTATATCGAAACCCACACCCGCAATCCGATCGTCACCTTCCCGGCGGCGACGGGCGCGATCGAGGCGGCCTTCCCCGACCGCTTCATCCGCGACGCCAACGGCGACCTCACCGAGGTGGACTACCGGCCGGTGAACTTCGCCAGCCAGGACCGGCGCGAGCTGCGCTGGGGCGTCAACTACTCCAAGCCGATCGGCCCGACGCGACCGCCGCCCAATGCGCCGCGCGGCGGTCAGGGCCGCCAGCCGGGCCGGGTCCTGCAGGTGGGCACGTCCCTCGCCAACCAGCCGGGTCTCAGCGACGCGCCCGACGCCGGCGGCGCGCAGCCGCAGGGCCAGGACGGGGGGGCCGGCGGGCGCGGCGGTGGCGGCGGCCGCGGCGGTGGCGGCGGCGGGCGCGGCGGCGGCGGCGGCGGCGGGCAGGACGGCCGGCTGCAGCTGTCGCTCTATCACACCGTCTTCTTCGAGGATCAGTTCCTGGTCCGGCCGGGCGGTCCGGTGCTGGACCTGCTGGACGGCGCCCCCTCGGGGAACGGCGGCGGGCAGGCGCGCAACGAGATCGAGGCGCGGATCGGCGTCTCCGAGCGGGGCATCGGCGTCCAGATCAACGGCGACTGGAAACAGGGCACGACGGTGAGCGGCGCGGGCTCGCCGAGCGGCGACCTGGCCTTCTCGGGCCTGACGACGGTGAACCTGCGGGTGTTCGCCGACCTGAACCAGCAGCGCGTCCTGCTCGACAAGGCGCCGTGGCTCCGCGGCTCCCGCCTGACCCTGTCGATCACCAACCTGTTCGACCAGCGTCTGCAGGTCCGCGACGCCGCCGGCGCCACGCCGCTCAGCTACCAGCCGGCCTATATCGACCCGGTGGGGCGCGTCGTGCGGGTGGGCTTCCGTAAGCTGTTTTCCTGA
- a CDS encoding efflux RND transporter permease subunit: protein MSESHDSSAPALKISAWAIRNPVPVVVLFVALVLAGMIAYTGLPVKQFPNVQFPMVSVTVTQNGAAPGEMETQVTRPVEDAMAGLSSVKNITSVVTQGVSTTNIEFELGEDLQKKTDDVRSRVDQVRANLPREIDAPTVTRVELDSQPILTYAVAAPGMSDTELSWFIDDTVARAIQSAPGVSQISRVGGVNREINVLVDPDRLAARGLTAAQVNSALASFDIDASGGRVNVGSREQTVRVLGSVQTLAALRQLTIPVGANRFVRLTDVADVGDGAGEVRGFARLDGRPVVGFQVMKTRDSSDVGVDDAVVVAIAKLEKSHPGVKFTKIFSSVDETRASFKATQHVLAEGMILAALVVLLFLRDWRATAITAAAMPVSLIPTFAVMHAFGFSLNVVTLLALTLVIGILVDDAIVEIENIEKRVASGMRPYEAAMQGADAIGLAVVATTMTIIVVFTPVSFMKGMAGQFFREFGLTVSVAVAFSLVVARLLTPLMAAYLLKPHRNPHPRKPFQGFYRNVLEWALDHRIIASVVGGLVFVSSLFLVPLLPKGFQPAGNPDYVYVNIQGPPGATAQAMEQTVQEITRLFQRQSEVTSIFAQVGSTAGGGGPGFGGGGGGSDLRDGTVTVLLDPKRKLSDEAFKARLRDDLRAIPDARVGFLDFQGGAGFQQILASDNPAALQATATELEREMRTLPQIADPRPSTPPTGPELVIRPRAEEAARLGVSVDTIAQVARVATVGDIDANVAKLNEGERRIPIRVRLPQSARADIERIRSLRVPTAGGGVTTLDSVADVQFQAGPARIDRLNRKRQLTVQAELNGVELGDASAAVAKLPIMRRLPPGVGPADTGQLEAMKELFGSFGMAIFAGVSMIFGVLVLLFRSFFKPGVILSALPLAVGGAFLGLLIFHLSLSIPSLIGFLMLLGLAAKNSILLVEYAIEREREGMPQREALLEACRERARPIVMTTVAMAAGMLPTAFALEKGAEFRQPMAVAVIGGLITSTLLSLVLVPVVYEFVDDFEQWLKPRLAKLVTPREAAPLPVPEDRL, encoded by the coding sequence ATGAGCGAAAGCCATGACTCCTCCGCGCCAGCGTTGAAGATCAGCGCCTGGGCGATCCGCAATCCGGTGCCCGTGGTGGTGCTGTTCGTGGCCTTGGTGCTGGCCGGGATGATCGCCTACACCGGCCTGCCGGTGAAGCAGTTCCCCAACGTGCAGTTCCCGATGGTCTCGGTGACCGTCACCCAGAACGGCGCGGCGCCCGGCGAGATGGAGACCCAGGTCACCCGTCCCGTCGAGGACGCCATGGCGGGCCTCTCCAGCGTCAAGAACATCACCTCGGTCGTCACCCAGGGCGTCTCCACCACCAACATCGAGTTCGAGCTCGGCGAGGACCTGCAGAAGAAGACCGACGACGTCCGCTCGCGGGTCGACCAGGTGCGCGCCAACCTGCCGCGCGAGATCGACGCGCCGACGGTCACGCGGGTGGAGCTGGATAGCCAGCCGATCCTGACCTACGCGGTCGCCGCGCCGGGCATGTCCGACACCGAGCTCTCGTGGTTCATCGACGATACGGTGGCGCGCGCCATCCAATCGGCGCCCGGGGTCTCGCAGATCTCCCGGGTCGGCGGCGTCAACCGCGAGATCAACGTCTTGGTCGACCCCGACCGGCTGGCGGCCCGCGGCCTGACCGCCGCCCAGGTGAACTCGGCGCTGGCCAGCTTCGACATCGACGCCTCAGGCGGCCGCGTGAACGTCGGCAGCCGTGAGCAGACGGTGCGGGTGCTGGGTTCGGTGCAGACGCTGGCGGCGCTGCGCCAGCTGACCATCCCGGTCGGCGCCAACCGCTTCGTGCGGCTGACCGACGTCGCCGACGTGGGCGACGGGGCCGGCGAGGTGCGCGGGTTCGCCCGGCTCGACGGAAGGCCCGTCGTGGGCTTCCAGGTGATGAAGACCCGCGATTCCAGCGACGTCGGCGTCGACGACGCGGTGGTGGTGGCCATCGCCAAGCTCGAGAAGAGCCATCCCGGCGTGAAGTTCACCAAGATCTTCTCCTCGGTGGACGAGACGCGGGCGAGCTTCAAGGCCACCCAGCACGTGCTGGCCGAGGGCATGATCCTGGCCGCCCTGGTGGTCCTGCTGTTCCTGCGCGACTGGCGCGCCACGGCGATCACCGCGGCGGCCATGCCGGTGTCGCTGATCCCGACCTTCGCGGTGATGCACGCCTTCGGCTTCTCGCTGAACGTCGTCACCCTGTTGGCGCTGACCCTGGTGATCGGCATCCTGGTCGACGACGCCATCGTCGAGATCGAGAACATCGAGAAGCGGGTCGCCTCCGGCATGCGGCCCTACGAGGCGGCCATGCAGGGCGCCGACGCCATCGGCCTGGCGGTGGTCGCCACCACCATGACCATCATCGTGGTGTTCACCCCGGTCAGCTTCATGAAGGGCATGGCCGGCCAGTTCTTCCGCGAGTTCGGCCTGACGGTCTCCGTCGCCGTGGCCTTTTCGCTGGTGGTGGCGCGACTGCTGACGCCGCTGATGGCGGCCTACCTCCTGAAGCCGCACCGCAACCCGCATCCGCGCAAGCCTTTCCAAGGCTTCTATCGCAACGTCCTGGAGTGGGCGCTGGACCACCGGATCATCGCCAGCGTGGTCGGCGGCCTGGTGTTCGTGTCCTCGCTGTTCCTGGTGCCCCTGCTGCCCAAGGGCTTCCAGCCGGCCGGCAACCCCGACTACGTCTACGTCAACATCCAGGGCCCGCCGGGCGCCACCGCCCAGGCCATGGAGCAGACGGTCCAGGAGATCACGCGGCTCTTCCAGCGCCAGTCGGAGGTGACCAGTATCTTCGCCCAGGTGGGCTCGACCGCCGGCGGCGGCGGTCCGGGCTTCGGCGGCGGCGGCGGAGGCAGCGACCTGCGCGACGGCACGGTCACCGTCCTGCTCGATCCGAAACGCAAGTTGTCGGACGAAGCCTTCAAGGCCCGGCTGCGCGACGACCTGCGGGCCATCCCCGACGCGCGGGTCGGCTTCCTCGACTTCCAGGGCGGCGCCGGCTTCCAGCAGATCCTGGCCAGCGACAACCCGGCGGCGCTGCAGGCCACCGCCACTGAACTCGAGCGCGAGATGCGCACCCTGCCGCAGATCGCCGATCCCCGGCCCTCGACCCCGCCCACCGGCCCCGAGCTGGTGATCCGCCCCCGCGCCGAGGAGGCCGCCCGGCTGGGCGTCTCGGTGGACACCATCGCCCAGGTGGCGCGGGTCGCCACGGTCGGCGACATCGACGCCAACGTCGCCAAGCTCAATGAGGGCGAGCGGCGGATCCCGATCCGCGTGCGCCTGCCGCAGAGCGCCCGGGCCGACATCGAGCGGATCCGCTCGCTGCGCGTGCCCACCGCCGGCGGCGGGGTGACGACGCTCGACTCCGTGGCCGACGTACAGTTCCAGGCCGGCCCCGCGCGCATCGACCGGCTGAACCGCAAGCGCCAGCTGACGGTGCAGGCGGAGCTGAACGGCGTGGAGCTCGGCGACGCCAGCGCCGCGGTGGCCAAGCTGCCGATCATGCGGCGCCTGCCGCCCGGCGTCGGCCCGGCCGACACCGGCCAGCTCGAGGCCATGAAGGAGCTGTTCGGCTCGTTCGGCATGGCGATCTTCGCCGGCGTCTCGATGATCTTCGGCGTGCTGGTCCTGTTGTTCCGGTCGTTCTTCAAGCCCGGGGTGATCCTGTCGGCCCTGCCGCTGGCGGTGGGCGGCGCCTTCCTGGGCCTGCTGATCTTCCACCTGTCGCTGTCGATCCCCTCGCTGATCGGCTTCCTGATGCTGCTGGGCCTGGCGGCGAAGAACTCGATCCTGTTGGTCGAGTACGCCATCGAGCGGGAGCGCGAGGGCATGCCGCAGCGCGAGGCCCTGCTGGAAGCCTGCCGCGAGCGGGCCCGGCCGATCGTCATGACCACGGTCGCCATGGCGGCCGGCATGCTGCCCACCGCCTTCGCCCTGGAGAAGGGCGCGGAGTTCCGCCAGCCGATGGCGGTGGCGGTGATCGGCGGCCTGATCACCTCGACGCTGTTGTCGCTGGTGCTGGTGCCAGTGGTCTACGAGTTCGTCGACGACTTCGAGCAGTGGCTGAAGCCGCGGCTCGCCAAGCTGGTCACGCCCCGCGAGGCCGCTCCGCTGCCGGTCCCGGAGGACCGGCTCTAG